A stretch of the Archangium violaceum genome encodes the following:
- a CDS encoding DUF2914 domain-containing protein: MSRHSWLKYVLPALLLTTTAFAAGSADVKVGTGIEKYEVTGASDSFTVAPNTRIYAATKVTDVEPGTVTIVWSKDGKEVSKTELKVPRASYRTHAYRTFRAGDTGAWTARVLGSDGSELGSTSFQVQVQ; this comes from the coding sequence ATGTCCAGGCATTCCTGGCTGAAGTACGTGCTGCCCGCCCTGCTGCTCACCACCACCGCCTTCGCCGCCGGCTCGGCCGACGTGAAGGTCGGCACCGGCATCGAGAAGTACGAAGTCACCGGCGCGTCCGACAGCTTCACGGTCGCCCCGAACACCCGCATCTACGCCGCCACGAAGGTCACCGACGTGGAGCCCGGGACCGTGACCATCGTCTGGTCCAAGGACGGCAAGGAGGTCTCCAAGACGGAGCTGAAGGTCCCCCGCGCGTCGTACCGCACGCACGCCTACCGGACATTCCGCGCGGGTGACACCGGCGCCTGGACGGCCCGGGTCTTGGGCTCGGATGGCAGCGAGCTGGGCTCCACCAGCTTCCAGGTGCAGGTGCAGTAA
- a CDS encoding M14 family metallopeptidase, whose protein sequence is MLLPVLLALTLQQAPLTTVSEQSGWTRTGRYAEVESLCAAFPKRYPGKVRCETFGTTPEGRPMLVLVASADGTLTPASAAKKNRPVVFFQGGIHAGEIDGKDAGFWMLRDLLDGKALPGVLKQVTAVFVPVFNVDGHERFGPNNRPNQVGPEEMGWRVTAQNYNLNRDYVKADAPEMVALLKLLHAWDPLFYVDLHVTDGAKFEHDVSVQMEPQKTGPETMQALGTKLREELFTELESKGHLPLPFYPSFRENDDPTSGVNYGVAPPRFSHPYWAVNRRYGVLVETHSWKPYAHRVATTRHVLEGLLRLVGRDGAALQAARKAADAEAESGKAREVVLLWDNTEKNHPIAFRGYAYERTPSELTQQLWIRYDDTKPQVWTIPYYDEPRPVLTATLPAGGYLVPPAHAAWVAEKLTAHGLRFQRLGQGVPAADVEVFRATEARPRPGSFEGHQLLSVKGEWKKEKQPLPAGTLYVPAAQKSAHLLAHLFEPLGPDSLLAWGFFNNHFEQKEYVEDYVVEPFARELLAKDPAVKAAWEEKLKDKEFASNPRARLRFFAERHPAHDTRLNLYPVFRTDSAPSGLKPGR, encoded by the coding sequence ATGCTCCTGCCCGTACTCCTCGCCCTGACGCTCCAACAGGCTCCCCTCACCACCGTCTCCGAGCAGAGCGGCTGGACTCGCACCGGCCGCTACGCGGAGGTGGAGTCCCTGTGCGCCGCCTTCCCCAAGCGCTACCCCGGAAAGGTGCGCTGCGAGACCTTCGGCACCACGCCCGAGGGCCGCCCCATGCTCGTGCTCGTGGCCAGCGCGGATGGAACCCTCACTCCCGCCTCGGCCGCGAAGAAGAACCGCCCCGTCGTCTTCTTCCAGGGGGGCATCCACGCCGGTGAAATCGATGGCAAGGACGCCGGCTTCTGGATGCTGCGAGACCTGCTCGACGGCAAGGCGCTCCCGGGCGTGCTGAAGCAGGTGACGGCCGTCTTCGTGCCCGTCTTCAACGTGGATGGCCACGAGCGCTTCGGCCCCAACAACCGCCCCAACCAGGTGGGCCCCGAGGAGATGGGCTGGCGCGTCACCGCGCAGAACTACAACCTCAACCGCGACTACGTGAAGGCGGACGCCCCGGAGATGGTGGCGCTGCTCAAGCTGCTGCACGCGTGGGATCCGCTCTTCTACGTGGACCTGCACGTCACGGATGGCGCCAAATTCGAGCACGACGTGAGCGTGCAGATGGAACCGCAGAAGACGGGCCCGGAGACGATGCAGGCCCTGGGCACGAAGCTGCGCGAGGAGCTCTTCACCGAGCTGGAGTCCAAGGGCCACCTGCCCCTCCCCTTCTACCCGTCCTTCCGGGAGAACGATGACCCCACCTCGGGCGTGAACTACGGCGTGGCGCCTCCGCGCTTCAGCCACCCGTACTGGGCGGTGAACCGGCGCTATGGCGTCCTGGTGGAGACGCACTCGTGGAAGCCCTACGCGCACCGCGTGGCCACCACGCGCCACGTGCTCGAGGGACTGCTGCGGCTCGTCGGCCGGGATGGGGCGGCGCTGCAGGCGGCCCGGAAGGCGGCGGACGCCGAGGCCGAGTCCGGCAAGGCTCGCGAGGTCGTGCTCCTCTGGGACAACACGGAGAAGAACCACCCCATCGCCTTCCGCGGCTACGCCTACGAGCGCACGCCCTCCGAGCTCACCCAGCAGCTCTGGATCCGCTACGACGACACGAAGCCGCAGGTGTGGACCATTCCCTACTACGACGAGCCGCGGCCGGTCCTCACCGCCACGCTGCCCGCCGGTGGCTACCTGGTCCCTCCGGCGCACGCGGCCTGGGTGGCGGAGAAGCTCACCGCGCACGGCCTGCGCTTCCAGCGGCTCGGCCAGGGGGTGCCCGCGGCCGACGTGGAGGTGTTCCGCGCCACCGAGGCCAGGCCGCGCCCCGGCTCCTTCGAGGGCCATCAGCTCCTCTCGGTGAAGGGCGAATGGAAGAAGGAGAAGCAGCCGCTGCCCGCGGGGACGCTCTACGTACCGGCCGCGCAGAAGAGCGCCCACCTGCTCGCCCACCTCTTCGAGCCGCTCGGACCGGACTCGCTGCTCGCCTGGGGCTTCTTCAACAACCACTTCGAGCAGAAGGAGTACGTCGAGGACTACGTGGTGGAGCCCTTCGCGCGCGAGCTGCTGGCGAAGGACCCCGCCGTGAAGGCCGCCTGGGAGGAGAAGTTGAAGGACAAGGAGTTCGCCTCCAACCCGCGCGCCCGCCTGCGCTTCTTCGCCGAGCGCCACCCCGCCCACGACACGCGCCTCAACCTCTACCCCGTCTTCCGCACGGACTCGGCCCCCTCGGGCCTGAAACCGGGGCGTTGA
- a CDS encoding head protein, translating to MNIDKLLHDVQGLLGRTLNNTQSPAEKELFRSAAAALMYISETGRIHSFEDYLQLGREDPPYAVASFKTREEADVWLRNHPEPPHGAHVLVADEYHLVAHRRESDIRSLIKLPVIDYYLADLARSGPTAPVASFSTREEADAWLQSQPEPPRNAFVLISGKYHVAIYHRIINHRALHPLPVTTQEPERNADTGEHSGTPESV from the coding sequence ATGAACATCGACAAGCTTCTTCATGACGTCCAGGGCCTTCTTGGCCGGACCCTCAACAACACTCAATCTCCCGCGGAAAAGGAACTCTTCAGGAGCGCCGCCGCGGCGCTCATGTACATATCGGAGACCGGCAGAATCCATTCGTTCGAAGATTATCTCCAGCTCGGCAGGGAGGACCCGCCCTACGCGGTGGCTTCGTTCAAGACACGCGAGGAAGCGGACGTCTGGCTCAGGAATCACCCCGAGCCTCCACATGGAGCACACGTGCTGGTCGCGGATGAATACCACCTCGTCGCTCATCGCAGGGAGTCGGACATCCGCAGCCTCATCAAGCTCCCCGTCATCGATTACTACCTCGCGGACCTCGCGCGCAGCGGCCCCACGGCCCCGGTGGCTTCATTCAGCACACGCGAGGAGGCGGACGCATGGCTCCAGAGCCAGCCCGAGCCGCCAAGGAATGCGTTCGTCTTGATCTCGGGCAAGTACCACGTCGCCATCTACCACCGCATCATCAACCACCGCGCGCTCCATCCCTTGCCCGTTACCACCCAGGAGCCGGAGCGGAACGCCGACACGGGAGAGCACTCAGGTACGCCTGAGAGTGTGTAA
- a CDS encoding ATP-binding protein, which yields MALLEAQRPTLGHEATEAALAALRARLAALASRVPLERRHVTVLFGDLCGFTALSERMDPEDVSELMNRLWERVDAAIVRHGGRIDKHIGDAVMALWGSDGAREDDAEQALHAALDIQAQLASFQAVPSGVLRMRIGIHTGPVLLGVVGTLGELTVMGDTVNTASRLEQAAPEGGILISHGTYRQVSGAFEAEPLAPLKLKGKQEPLHVYRVTAARPRAFLRQGRGLEGIWARLVGREEELHHLRSALSTTLSGGGCQRITLTGEAGIGKSRLLGEFETWLESLPSPPRCLRGRASPEMRRHPNALLRDLFSFHLQVQESDVPGVVRARLEESFLDALGPEDSSRLHAHLAGSLIGFDFSDSPHLKGSSTDEQSLRARGLASLSEYFRALLGREPMVLFLEDVHWADDSALDLLERLLQTLAPERLLVVSTARPEFFERRPEWALAPSHVRLELRPLSLEDSHRLVAELLRKVEAIPPVLHELVVSRAEGNPFYLEELIQMLLEEGVILADGERWRVEPHRLTSLRVPPTLSGVLQARLDSLPLHEREILQRASVVGRIFWDEALAGMGRNEDLPVKLHEALAALQERELIFEQSTPAFAGTREYIFKHAIVREVAYDTVLKRERRAFHGRVAEWLLARGGERSREHLGLIADHLEASGQGVRAAVYLRRAGEEALSLFANAEARSFLERALALTPETDLPERYAIVAAREKIHAVQGERQAQQMDLETMESLARRLGDERRQIEAALRRALYASEVGEFAVGEEAVRRAILLAQEVGDIGSEALGHLRWARMLRHHQGDFASARNHLERSLMLAESARLAQLEVESLLNLSAVIHEMGDVEGSLSYIQRVLPFCRSIGDRWLEFSALRHLGYVRKSLGDFAGAREAIEQTLQFSRVIGYRFWECTDICNLALIHYHLGDAPAALELAEQGLRIGQEIGSARYQGYAWMSRGHALATLRRFPEAREAYQQARRIRVEARMPHLEMESVAGLAAVALATGARQEALGYAEEILSHLQRVTLHGVEDPFQIWLTCFQVLRAQDDSRAQWVLETAHRQIQESAKRLHDRQLRHSFLAIPAHHELLAQVRGTQTRDSATRQGDGLA from the coding sequence ATGGCCCTGCTGGAGGCTCAGCGTCCCACGCTGGGCCACGAGGCCACCGAGGCCGCGCTGGCGGCCTTGCGCGCACGGCTCGCGGCCCTGGCCTCCCGCGTTCCCCTCGAGCGCCGGCATGTCACGGTGCTCTTCGGTGACCTGTGCGGCTTCACCGCCCTGAGCGAGCGGATGGATCCCGAGGACGTCAGCGAGCTGATGAACCGCCTCTGGGAGCGCGTGGACGCGGCCATCGTCCGGCACGGGGGGCGCATCGACAAACACATCGGCGATGCCGTGATGGCGCTCTGGGGCTCGGATGGCGCGCGCGAGGACGACGCGGAGCAGGCCCTCCACGCCGCCCTGGACATCCAGGCCCAGCTCGCCTCCTTCCAGGCCGTGCCCTCGGGAGTCCTGCGCATGCGCATCGGCATCCACACGGGCCCCGTCCTCCTGGGCGTGGTGGGGACACTCGGTGAGCTCACGGTGATGGGCGACACCGTCAATACGGCCAGCCGCCTGGAGCAGGCCGCGCCCGAGGGCGGCATCCTCATCTCGCACGGCACGTACCGCCAGGTGAGCGGGGCCTTCGAGGCCGAGCCCCTCGCCCCCCTCAAGCTCAAGGGCAAGCAGGAGCCGCTCCACGTGTACCGGGTGACGGCGGCCCGGCCCCGCGCCTTCCTCCGGCAGGGACGCGGCCTGGAGGGCATCTGGGCCCGGCTCGTGGGACGCGAGGAGGAGTTGCACCACCTGCGCTCCGCCCTGTCCACGACACTCTCCGGAGGCGGCTGCCAGCGCATCACCCTCACCGGCGAGGCCGGCATCGGCAAGTCGCGACTGCTCGGGGAGTTCGAGACCTGGCTCGAGTCGCTCCCCTCTCCGCCCCGGTGTCTGCGAGGCCGCGCCAGCCCGGAGATGCGCAGACATCCCAACGCCCTGCTCAGGGATTTGTTCTCCTTCCACCTGCAGGTGCAGGAGAGCGATGTGCCCGGCGTGGTGCGTGCCCGGTTGGAGGAGAGCTTCCTCGATGCGCTCGGCCCCGAGGACTCGAGCCGCCTGCACGCCCATCTCGCCGGCTCCCTCATCGGCTTCGACTTCAGCGACAGCCCCCACTTGAAGGGCTCGTCGACGGACGAGCAGAGCCTGCGCGCCCGCGGCCTCGCCTCGCTCAGCGAATACTTCCGCGCCCTGCTGGGCCGCGAGCCCATGGTCCTCTTCCTCGAGGACGTCCACTGGGCCGATGACAGCGCGCTCGATCTCCTGGAGCGGCTGCTGCAGACGCTGGCACCGGAGCGGCTCCTCGTGGTGAGCACCGCGCGGCCGGAGTTCTTCGAGCGGCGGCCGGAATGGGCGCTCGCGCCCTCTCACGTGAGGCTCGAGCTCCGGCCGCTCTCCCTGGAGGACAGCCACCGGCTCGTGGCGGAGCTGCTGCGCAAGGTGGAGGCCATTCCCCCCGTCCTCCACGAGCTCGTGGTCTCCCGCGCCGAGGGCAATCCGTTCTACCTCGAGGAGCTCATCCAGATGCTGCTCGAGGAGGGCGTCATCCTCGCGGACGGCGAGCGCTGGCGCGTCGAGCCGCACCGGTTGACCTCGCTCCGGGTGCCCCCGACGTTGAGCGGCGTCCTCCAGGCCCGGCTGGACAGCCTGCCCCTCCACGAGCGGGAGATCCTCCAGCGGGCCTCGGTGGTGGGACGCATCTTCTGGGACGAGGCGCTCGCGGGGATGGGCCGGAACGAGGATCTCCCCGTCAAGCTCCACGAGGCCCTGGCCGCGCTCCAGGAGCGGGAGCTCATCTTCGAGCAATCCACCCCCGCCTTCGCCGGCACGCGCGAGTACATCTTCAAGCACGCCATCGTCCGCGAGGTGGCCTACGACACCGTGCTCAAGCGCGAGCGGCGTGCCTTCCATGGACGCGTGGCCGAGTGGCTGCTCGCGCGAGGAGGCGAGCGCTCCCGGGAGCACCTCGGGCTGATCGCCGACCACCTGGAGGCGTCCGGGCAGGGAGTCCGGGCGGCCGTCTACCTGCGACGGGCGGGAGAGGAGGCCCTGTCCCTGTTCGCCAACGCGGAGGCGCGCTCGTTCCTGGAGCGGGCCCTGGCGCTGACGCCCGAGACGGACCTCCCCGAGCGTTACGCCATCGTCGCGGCCCGAGAGAAGATCCACGCCGTCCAGGGCGAGCGGCAGGCACAGCAGATGGATCTCGAGACGATGGAGTCACTGGCCAGGAGGCTGGGCGACGAGCGGCGGCAGATCGAGGCGGCCCTGCGCCGCGCCCTCTACGCCTCGGAGGTCGGTGAGTTCGCGGTGGGAGAGGAGGCGGTGCGCAGGGCCATCCTGCTGGCCCAGGAGGTGGGAGACATCGGCAGCGAGGCACTCGGCCACCTGCGGTGGGCGCGGATGCTGCGGCACCACCAGGGTGACTTCGCGAGCGCCCGCAACCACCTCGAGCGGAGCCTGATGCTCGCCGAATCGGCGCGGCTCGCCCAGCTGGAGGTGGAGAGTCTGCTCAACCTGAGCGCGGTCATCCACGAGATGGGAGACGTGGAGGGGAGCCTCTCCTATATCCAGCGGGTGCTCCCCTTCTGCCGGTCGATCGGAGACCGCTGGCTGGAGTTCTCGGCCCTCCGGCACCTGGGCTACGTGCGCAAGAGCCTGGGCGACTTCGCCGGAGCCAGGGAGGCTATCGAGCAGACCCTCCAGTTCAGCCGGGTCATCGGCTACCGGTTCTGGGAGTGCACGGACATCTGCAACCTGGCGCTCATCCACTACCACCTGGGAGACGCCCCCGCCGCGCTCGAGCTCGCCGAGCAGGGCCTGCGCATCGGTCAGGAGATCGGCAGCGCCCGGTACCAGGGCTATGCGTGGATGAGCAGGGGCCACGCGCTGGCCACCCTGCGGCGCTTCCCCGAGGCCCGGGAGGCCTACCAGCAGGCCCGGAGGATCCGCGTGGAGGCGCGCATGCCACACCTGGAGATGGAGTCCGTCGCGGGCCTGGCCGCCGTCGCGCTGGCGACCGGTGCCCGGCAGGAGGCGCTCGGGTACGCCGAGGAAATCCTCTCCCACCTGCAACGCGTCACCCTCCATGGCGTGGAGGATCCCTTCCAGATCTGGCTGACGTGCTTCCAGGTGCTTCGCGCTCAAGATGATTCCCGTGCGCAATGGGTCCTGGAAACGGCCCACCGGCAGATCCAGGAGAGCGCGAAGAGGCTCCACGACAGGCAGCTCCGGCACTCGTTCCTGGCCATCCCCGCGCACCACGAGCTGCTCGCGCAGGTGCGTGGGACACAGACCCGTGACAGTGCGACGCGTCAGGGAGATGGACTAGCGTAG
- a CDS encoding IS1380 family transposase, with product MGEILNDFGLEFNGSVKLEARAERLTSEAGAVLLREVDERLGLTRWLGEMLTDTRDEKRITHSLRELVRTDLLLLGQGWRDHDDADALRRDAALRLAVSDSKSSVPLRGKEGGAEGLASQPTLSRLTAMLAREENRKVLHEALVWQTGRRLRAQQPKGQKLKQVTVDVDGLPVEVHGHQEGSAYNGHYGVRMYHPIVASLAETGDLLDVRLREGNVHSANGALEFIDELLGRVEKEVCEVAAVRFDAGFPEEKLLAKLEERGTPYVARVRNTSVLQREAALPRFMNSGVPQGEPGTHLYEWEYQAQGWSRARRVVLVVLERKDELFPHAFWLVTSWSKEQMPAQALLEHYRQRGTAEGHFGELMDVLAPALSSARRPKSKYRGQPPVQRAVSIDAFANNEVRLLLNALAYNLVHAARVLMEQATGEGWGCSVCASGCSK from the coding sequence ATGGGTGAAATCCTCAACGACTTCGGGCTGGAGTTCAACGGCTCCGTGAAGCTGGAGGCGAGGGCGGAGCGGTTGACGTCGGAGGCAGGTGCGGTGCTGCTGAGGGAGGTGGACGAGCGGTTGGGGCTGACGCGCTGGCTGGGGGAGATGTTGACGGACACGCGAGACGAGAAGCGGATAACCCACTCGCTGAGGGAGTTGGTGCGCACGGACCTTCTGCTGTTGGGGCAAGGGTGGAGAGACCACGACGACGCGGACGCGCTCAGGAGGGACGCGGCGTTGAGGTTGGCGGTGTCGGACAGCAAGAGCAGCGTGCCGCTGAGGGGGAAAGAGGGGGGAGCGGAGGGGTTGGCCTCACAGCCCACCTTGTCGCGGCTGACGGCCATGTTGGCGCGAGAGGAAAACCGGAAGGTGCTGCACGAGGCGCTGGTGTGGCAGACGGGGCGGAGGCTGAGGGCGCAGCAGCCCAAGGGCCAGAAGCTCAAGCAGGTGACGGTGGACGTGGACGGGTTGCCGGTGGAGGTGCATGGGCACCAGGAGGGCAGCGCGTACAACGGGCACTACGGAGTACGCATGTACCACCCGATTGTCGCCAGTCTGGCCGAGACGGGAGACCTGCTGGACGTGAGGTTGCGCGAGGGAAACGTGCACAGCGCCAATGGAGCGCTGGAATTCATCGACGAGTTGCTGGGGCGAGTGGAGAAGGAGGTGTGTGAGGTGGCGGCGGTGCGCTTCGACGCGGGCTTTCCCGAGGAGAAGCTGCTGGCGAAGCTGGAGGAGCGAGGCACGCCCTACGTGGCGCGCGTGCGCAACACCAGCGTGTTGCAGCGGGAGGCGGCGCTGCCGCGCTTCATGAATTCGGGAGTGCCGCAGGGGGAGCCGGGCACCCACCTGTACGAATGGGAGTACCAGGCGCAGGGCTGGAGCCGTGCGCGGCGCGTGGTGTTGGTAGTGCTGGAGAGGAAGGACGAGCTCTTCCCGCACGCCTTCTGGCTGGTGACGAGCTGGAGCAAGGAGCAGATGCCGGCACAGGCGCTGCTGGAGCACTACCGCCAACGCGGCACGGCGGAGGGCCACTTCGGAGAGCTCATGGACGTGCTGGCCCCGGCGCTCTCCTCGGCCAGACGGCCCAAGTCCAAGTACCGGGGGCAGCCGCCCGTCCAGCGCGCGGTGTCCATCGACGCCTTCGCCAACAACGAGGTACGCCTGTTGCTCAATGCCCTGGCCTACAACCTGGTGCACGCCGCGCGCGTGCTGATGGAGCAGGCCACGGGCGAGGGCTGGGGCTGCTCCGTGTGCGCGAGCGGGTGCTCAAAGTAG
- the cglD gene encoding adventurous gliding motility lipoprotein CglD, which produces MRVPFRVLPAALLVAALATGCGPDKAGTDPAQPGGGGQSEEPSNGNPTPAEPPPPVEDPFADPPGPSHPDNRALDSDCDGLTDAEEWGNVYPGGLMTDPGRWDSDGDGLRDGLEAGRTTSLNADPECKRLFRADAEPSSRTNPGNADTDGDGLKDGEEDRNRNGKVEPGETDPINRDTDGDGLLDGEEDGNKNGQVDPGETDPRKRDSDGDGLSDSVELSTTHTDPLDADTDGDSCRDGAEDINGNGVKNPGETDPRDGSDCGAGGLPDTDGDGVPDTVEDVNHNGAKDGSETDWRNADTDGDGLKDGTEDRNHNGVVDSGETDPRVKDSDCDGLLDGADQGAFKGEDTNGNGVRDPGETDPARRDTDGDGLLDGVERGIPAGSAPLTTCGYPGDADPGTTTDPGNADSDGDGIADGAEDSNQNGRKDPGELDPRTGSDGASSTPAGQACAARNLRQVIFKEDSGGDIRLALRPEFQEVKQLVVGGKSRGFVGYDDTHKVAFIAYKRAQAGSSTTVVGDELFVRGQFSPSVTAGTTQTFTTWDGHPALQAFYDQGATTNLRDYTNAVANALVGSGAGVLSGGAAVNGPYKLQAQYVHRSNASVLVVLAITPKARFVEPGIFTVGDTAGGTALAQFGDADAVQCETFTAGNGMVDFLFVVDDSGSMQTSQSAVADAAAAVANRLGNSQLDWRIAMVTSTYTQTGYGLPNAGVFRGFTRNIDQFKAWLQQGAPCPDPSQYCWVGIDGSSEERTLESARAAVDLMTQASTPAARKYRPGARLVIILLTDVRDQPDTPPVSTYIDYFKGTNPIGQLIQMHGIICDPAGGECYPSEPVHDPRHLDVIQATGGVVGSIRSTASIQNTINTIVDSVIASTGYRTLKPPIGASVRVAMEAVQDPSRCTASDLPRSRTNGFDVDGVSRALSFYGACRPAAAGTTKAAVSYRYWSDLTLNKDGNPPPCSTDTGYYDGSEPDFCQGNLTCNRQTNRCECPSDCGGGGSPGEVCDSRRDVCDFTCTSDCGGSCGSFQMCNTSTCACQCVASATCAPGFKFDPAACACVCDTAALECGPTYRADADACACVCRDNCGSCPSLTECNMSTCTCEPMLN; this is translated from the coding sequence ATGCGTGTCCCTTTCCGAGTCCTCCCGGCCGCGCTGCTCGTGGCCGCGCTCGCTACGGGCTGTGGTCCAGACAAGGCGGGCACCGACCCCGCGCAACCCGGTGGGGGTGGGCAGAGCGAGGAGCCCTCCAACGGAAACCCGACCCCGGCGGAGCCACCGCCCCCCGTGGAGGATCCCTTCGCGGATCCTCCGGGCCCCAGTCATCCCGACAACCGGGCGCTCGACTCCGACTGCGATGGCCTGACGGACGCGGAGGAGTGGGGCAACGTCTATCCGGGAGGCCTGATGACGGATCCGGGCCGGTGGGACTCGGACGGGGATGGTCTCCGCGATGGGCTCGAGGCGGGCCGTACCACCTCCCTCAACGCGGATCCGGAGTGCAAGCGGCTCTTCCGCGCGGACGCGGAGCCCTCGAGCCGGACGAACCCGGGCAACGCGGACACGGATGGGGATGGGCTGAAGGACGGTGAGGAGGATCGCAACCGCAACGGCAAGGTGGAGCCGGGCGAGACGGATCCGATCAACCGGGACACGGATGGAGACGGCCTGCTGGATGGCGAGGAGGACGGAAACAAGAACGGCCAGGTGGACCCCGGCGAGACGGATCCTCGCAAGCGGGACTCGGACGGAGATGGCCTCTCGGATTCGGTCGAGTTGAGCACCACCCACACGGATCCGCTCGACGCGGACACGGATGGGGATTCCTGCCGGGATGGTGCCGAGGACATCAACGGCAACGGTGTGAAGAACCCGGGGGAGACGGATCCTCGGGACGGCTCCGACTGCGGCGCGGGCGGCCTCCCGGACACCGATGGCGATGGAGTGCCGGACACCGTCGAGGACGTCAATCACAACGGCGCGAAGGATGGGTCCGAGACGGACTGGCGCAACGCGGACACGGACGGAGACGGGCTGAAGGACGGCACGGAGGATCGCAATCACAACGGCGTGGTGGACTCCGGCGAGACCGACCCGCGCGTGAAGGACTCGGACTGTGACGGCCTGCTCGATGGCGCGGATCAGGGGGCCTTCAAGGGCGAGGACACGAACGGCAACGGCGTGCGCGACCCGGGGGAGACGGATCCGGCCCGCAGGGACACGGATGGTGACGGCCTGTTGGATGGCGTGGAGCGCGGCATCCCCGCGGGCTCGGCGCCCCTCACCACCTGTGGCTATCCCGGCGACGCGGATCCCGGCACCACCACGGATCCGGGCAACGCCGACTCCGACGGGGATGGCATCGCCGATGGTGCCGAGGACTCGAACCAGAACGGCCGCAAGGACCCGGGCGAGTTGGATCCTCGCACTGGGAGCGACGGGGCCAGCAGCACGCCCGCCGGCCAGGCCTGCGCGGCGCGGAACCTGCGGCAGGTCATCTTCAAGGAAGACAGTGGTGGGGACATCCGCCTGGCGCTCCGGCCCGAGTTCCAGGAGGTGAAGCAGCTCGTCGTGGGCGGCAAGAGCCGGGGCTTCGTGGGCTACGACGACACGCACAAGGTGGCCTTCATCGCCTACAAGCGCGCGCAGGCGGGCAGCTCGACGACGGTGGTGGGCGACGAGCTGTTCGTTCGCGGCCAGTTCTCCCCGTCTGTGACGGCGGGCACCACCCAGACGTTCACCACCTGGGACGGCCACCCCGCGCTGCAGGCCTTCTATGACCAGGGCGCGACCACCAACCTGCGGGACTACACCAACGCGGTGGCCAACGCGCTCGTCGGCTCGGGGGCCGGAGTGCTCTCGGGCGGCGCGGCCGTGAACGGGCCGTACAAGCTCCAGGCGCAGTACGTCCATCGCTCCAACGCGAGCGTGCTGGTGGTGCTGGCCATCACCCCCAAGGCGCGCTTCGTGGAACCTGGAATCTTCACCGTGGGGGACACGGCGGGCGGCACGGCGCTGGCCCAGTTCGGTGACGCGGACGCGGTGCAGTGCGAGACCTTCACCGCGGGCAACGGCATGGTGGACTTCCTCTTCGTGGTGGACGACAGCGGCTCCATGCAGACGTCCCAGAGCGCGGTGGCCGACGCCGCCGCGGCCGTGGCCAACCGGCTGGGCAACTCGCAGCTCGACTGGCGCATCGCCATGGTGACCTCGACCTATACGCAGACGGGCTATGGCCTCCCCAACGCCGGGGTGTTCCGTGGCTTCACCCGGAACATCGACCAGTTCAAGGCGTGGTTGCAGCAGGGCGCGCCGTGCCCCGACCCCAGCCAGTACTGCTGGGTGGGCATCGACGGCTCCAGCGAGGAGCGCACCCTGGAGAGCGCGAGGGCGGCGGTGGACCTCATGACCCAGGCGAGCACCCCCGCGGCCAGGAAGTACCGTCCGGGTGCCCGGCTGGTGATCATCCTCCTCACCGACGTGCGCGACCAGCCGGACACCCCGCCGGTCAGCACGTACATCGACTACTTCAAGGGCACCAACCCCATCGGCCAGCTCATCCAGATGCACGGCATCATCTGCGACCCGGCCGGCGGCGAGTGCTACCCGAGCGAGCCCGTCCATGACCCCCGGCACCTGGACGTCATCCAGGCCACCGGCGGTGTCGTGGGCAGCATCCGCAGCACCGCGTCCATCCAGAATACCATCAACACCATCGTGGACAGCGTGATTGCCTCCACGGGCTACCGCACGCTCAAGCCGCCCATCGGCGCGTCGGTGCGCGTGGCGATGGAGGCGGTGCAGGACCCTTCGCGGTGCACGGCGAGCGATCTGCCACGCAGCCGGACGAACGGCTTCGACGTGGACGGAGTCAGCCGGGCGTTGTCCTTCTACGGTGCGTGCCGTCCGGCCGCGGCGGGGACGACGAAGGCCGCTGTCTCCTACCGGTACTGGAGCGACCTCACGCTCAACAAGGATGGCAACCCGCCGCCCTGCTCGACGGACACCGGCTACTACGACGGAAGCGAGCCGGACTTCTGCCAGGGCAACCTCACGTGCAACCGGCAGACGAACCGGTGTGAGTGCCCGTCGGACTGTGGCGGTGGCGGCTCGCCGGGCGAGGTGTGTGATTCCCGCAGGGACGTATGCGACTTCACCTGCACGTCGGACTGCGGAGGCTCGTGCGGCAGCTTCCAGATGTGCAACACGTCCACGTGCGCCTGCCAGTGCGTGGCGTCCGCGACCTGCGCTCCTGGCTTCAAGTTCGACCCGGCGGCCTGCGCCTGCGTCTGTGACACGGCGGCGCTCGAGTGTGGTCCCACCTACCGGGCCGATGCCGATGCCTGTGCCTGCGTCTGCCGGGACAACTGCGGCTCCTGCCCGTCGCTCACGGAGTGCAACATGAGCACCTGTACCTGTGAGCCGATGCTGAACTGA